In Puntigrus tetrazona isolate hp1 chromosome 7, ASM1883169v1, whole genome shotgun sequence, the following are encoded in one genomic region:
- the si:dkey-183c6.7 gene encoding urea transporter 2 isoform X1 → MVSIGNMLILEKNTPQQPEGLKQRFVSALLYCTGEMLQLHTHMQDQLFPLQLAEGCLRGISRVILLNNPLSGALILAALLLESPWQALLGMLGLLASTFTAIILGLDCEEVSSGIHGFNGMLVALLMGVFSSAGDWYWWLLMPVCLGGAATTFLSSSLAPILNHWDLPVSVFPFNTVIVLYLACTGVSNPYFPSHPSHPPGAPDSTNHTQLHVPQLLQGVVLGVGQIFACETVGPSLLILTAVFLFSPILAVYALLGSGISTMAGLSMSVQHSFLYSGLSGFNGALGCMGVGVFYILSWRTHLLSIASALLSAYTDIALSNLLGVLGLPASSWAATLTGTLMLLLTGKKLKEYRIPTGKVTTPEQDLHSHKQWSAANTSTTDV, encoded by the exons ATGGTTTCGATTGGCAACATGTtgattttggaaaaaaacacaccacaGCAGCCCGAAGGCTTAAAACAGCGTTTCGTCAGTGCCCTGCTGTACTGCACCGGAGAAATGCTACAATTACATACCCACATGCAGG ATCAGTTGTTCCCGCTGCAGCTGGCTGAGGGCTGTTTGCGTGGGATCTCACGTGTGATTCTGCTAAACAACCCCCTGAGTGGAGCTCTGATTTTGGCAGCGCTGCTGCTGGAGAGCCCCTGGCAGGCTCTGCTGGGGATGCTTGGCCTTTTGGCCTCCACCTTCACAGCTATAATCCTGGGACTGGACTG TGAGGAGGTATCCAGTGGCATTCATGGTTTTAATGGGATGCTGGTGGCTCTGCTGATGGGAGTGTTCAGCTCCGCTGGAGACTGGTACTGGTGGCTCCTGATGCCTGTGTGTCTCGGAGGAGCTGCAAC GACTTTTCTTTCCAGCAGTTTGGCTCCAATTCTGAACCACTGGGATTTACCAGTGAGTGTCTTCCCCTTTAACACAGTCATCGTGCTGTATCTAGCCTGTACTGGCGTTTCCAACCCCTATTTTCCAAGCCATCCTTCTCATCCACCAGGGGCCCCAGACAGCACCAACCACACCCAACTCCATGTTCCACAG CTCCTGCAGGGGGTGGTGTTGGGCGTAGGGCAGATCTTTGCTTGTGAGACTGTAGGCCCGTCTCTGCTCATCCTGACTGCTGTTTTCCTCTTCTCACCCATTCTGGCTGTCTACGCTCTTCTGGGCTCTGGCATTAGCACGATGGCAG GTCTGTCTATGTCAGTGCAGCACAGCTTTCTGTACTCTGGCCTCTCAGGGTTTAATGGTGCTCTGGGTTGCATGGGTGTAGGAGTGTTTTACATACTTAGCTGGAGAACACATCTCTTATCTATTGCAAGTG CCTTGCTTTCAGCCTACACAGACATCGCCTTGAGCAACCTGCTAGGAGTT TTGGGTCTCCCAGCAAGCAGTTGGGCTGCAACTCTGACAGGCACTCTGATGCTGTTGCTGACAggaaaaaaactcaaagaaTACAGAATCCCTACTGGAAAAGTAACCACGCCAGAACAGGACTTGCATTCACACAAGCAATGGTCTGCGGCCAATACGAGCACGACTGATGTATAG
- the si:dkey-183c6.7 gene encoding urea transporter 2 isoform X2 has protein sequence MVSIGNMLILEKNTPQQPEGLKQRFVSALLYCTGEMLQLHTHMQDQLFPLQLAEGCLRGISRVILLNNPLSGALILAALLLESPWQALLGMLGLLASTFTAIILGLDCEEVSSGIHGFNGMLVALLMGVFSSAGDWYWWLLMPVCLGGAATTFLSSSLAPILNHWDLPVSVFPFNTVIVLYLACTGVSNPYFPSHPSHPPGAPDSTNHTQLHVPQLLQGVVLGVGQIFACETVGPSLLILTAVFLFSPILAVYALLGSGISTMAALLSAYTDIALSNLLGVLGLPASSWAATLTGTLMLLLTGKKLKEYRIPTGKVTTPEQDLHSHKQWSAANTSTTDV, from the exons ATGGTTTCGATTGGCAACATGTtgattttggaaaaaaacacaccacaGCAGCCCGAAGGCTTAAAACAGCGTTTCGTCAGTGCCCTGCTGTACTGCACCGGAGAAATGCTACAATTACATACCCACATGCAGG ATCAGTTGTTCCCGCTGCAGCTGGCTGAGGGCTGTTTGCGTGGGATCTCACGTGTGATTCTGCTAAACAACCCCCTGAGTGGAGCTCTGATTTTGGCAGCGCTGCTGCTGGAGAGCCCCTGGCAGGCTCTGCTGGGGATGCTTGGCCTTTTGGCCTCCACCTTCACAGCTATAATCCTGGGACTGGACTG TGAGGAGGTATCCAGTGGCATTCATGGTTTTAATGGGATGCTGGTGGCTCTGCTGATGGGAGTGTTCAGCTCCGCTGGAGACTGGTACTGGTGGCTCCTGATGCCTGTGTGTCTCGGAGGAGCTGCAAC GACTTTTCTTTCCAGCAGTTTGGCTCCAATTCTGAACCACTGGGATTTACCAGTGAGTGTCTTCCCCTTTAACACAGTCATCGTGCTGTATCTAGCCTGTACTGGCGTTTCCAACCCCTATTTTCCAAGCCATCCTTCTCATCCACCAGGGGCCCCAGACAGCACCAACCACACCCAACTCCATGTTCCACAG CTCCTGCAGGGGGTGGTGTTGGGCGTAGGGCAGATCTTTGCTTGTGAGACTGTAGGCCCGTCTCTGCTCATCCTGACTGCTGTTTTCCTCTTCTCACCCATTCTGGCTGTCTACGCTCTTCTGGGCTCTGGCATTAGCACGATGGCAG CCTTGCTTTCAGCCTACACAGACATCGCCTTGAGCAACCTGCTAGGAGTT TTGGGTCTCCCAGCAAGCAGTTGGGCTGCAACTCTGACAGGCACTCTGATGCTGTTGCTGACAggaaaaaaactcaaagaaTACAGAATCCCTACTGGAAAAGTAACCACGCCAGAACAGGACTTGCATTCACACAAGCAATGGTCTGCGGCCAATACGAGCACGACTGATGTATAG